One window from the genome of Schistocerca piceifrons isolate TAMUIC-IGC-003096 chromosome 1, iqSchPice1.1, whole genome shotgun sequence encodes:
- the LOC124782256 gene encoding transferrin: MKTAASLPLLLLGLLLPAALHAAPTVSARKYKICVPEIVLNECNNLAKQDGIHLTCVPARDRLECLDKVHTHKADFVPVDPEDMYIAANNGDNHFAVFKEIRTKEEPNEEFRYEAVAVIHKNQPLRSVQDLRGLKSCHTGVGRNVGYKIPLTKLSNLHVIGAMNDKSLTARENELRELSNLFSKACLVGKWSADPELNKRLKKQYSNLCALCEHPDICNYPDYYSGYDGALRCLSDNGGEVAWTKVYYVKKHFGIEIGGDPTVVVNQTGYDPNDYAYFCPDGTRKPILGRACRWAARPWQGYLASDDLLNEVPQLRQQLKLANTLGEQQDATWLNKVLLILKDKTVAVDNAQPISPQAYLNKANYSDVIGRNFGPDDPVRFCVTSTAGLAKCRSLSAGAFSRDIRPKLGCVVKGNVRECLAAIRDGEADVISLDGGEALTAVRQYDLKPILSEVYGPLQDVYYAVAVIKKNSNYQSFSDLRGAKSCHTGIGRTAGWVVPLYTLLRLGLVQRNECPAAKAVSDFFSGGSCAPGALLSDNNPTGQNPSKLCDLCVGNAAKNDVSTKCYPDVGEDYFGYTGAFRCLAAGAGDVAFVKHSTVFNNTDGHNSEAWARDLKSGDYELLCPDGGRKPLDQFESCNLAAVPGHLVVTSKTKNEHQLEAIRQALLAAANLYSSKPELFRLFGPYEGKHDLLFKDSATGLKPVYEESQALRDYEQVQATTRACESTAAKKS, encoded by the exons ACAAAATATGCGTTCCGGAGATCGTGCTGAACGAATGTAACAACCTGGCGAAGCAGGATGGCATTCATCTGACTTGTGTACCCGCAAGGGACAG GCTGGAGTGCCTGGACAAGGTCCACACCCACAAAGCAGACTTCGTGCCCGTCGACCCTGAGGACATGTACATTGCCGCCAACAATGGTGACAACCACTTCGCTGTCTTCAAGGAAATTCGTACCAAGGAAGAACCTAACG AGGAGTTCCGATACGAGGCCGTGGCCGTAATCCACAAGAACCAGCCGCTGAGGAGCGTGCAGGACCTGCGAGGACTCAAGTCCTGCCACACAGGGGTTGGCCGCAACGTCGGCTACAAGATCCCGCTCACCAAG CTGAGCAACTTGCACGTGATCGGCGCCATGAACGACAAGTCGCTGACGGCGCGCGAGAACGAACTGCGGGAACTGTCCAACCTGTTCAGCAAGGCGTGCCTCGTGGGCAAGTGGTCTGCCGATCCGGAACTCAACAAACGTCTCA AGAAGCAGTACTCCAATCTGTGCGCCCTGTGCGAGCATCCGGACATCTGCAACTATCCGGACTACTACTCCGGTTACGACGGCGCTCTGCGATGCCTGTCCGACAACGGCGGCGAGGTGGCCTGGACGAAGGTGTACTACGTCAAGAAGCACTTTGGG ATCGAGATCGGTGGCGATCCAACAGTAGTGGTCAATCAGACTGGCTACGACCCCAATGACTACGCGTACTTCTGCCCAGACGGCACCAGGAAGCCCATCCTGGGCAGGGCGTGCCGCTGGGCTGCCAGGCCGTGGCAGGGGTACCTCGCCAGTGACGACTTGCTCAA TGAGGTCCCACAGCTGAGACAGCAGCTGAAGCTGGCCAACACGCTGGGCGAACAGCAGGACGCGACCTGGCTGAACAAGGTGCTGCTCATCCTCAAGGACAAGACAGTCGCCGTGGACAACGCTCAGCCCATCAGCCCGCAGGCGTACCTCAACAAAG CCAACTACTCGGACGTGATCGGGCGCAACTTCGGGCCCGACGACCCCGTCAGGTTCTGCGTGACGTCCACGGCGGGGCTGGCCAAGTGCCGGTCGCTGAGCGCCGGCGCCTTCTCGCGGGACATCCGGCCCAAGCTGGGCTGCGTCGTCAAGGGCAACGTACGCGAGTGCCTGGCCGCCATCCGCGACGGCGAGGCCGACGTCATCAGCCTCGACGGCGGCGAGGCCCTCACCGCTGTCAG GCAGTACGACCTGAAGCCGATCCTGAGCGAGGTGTACGGCCCTCTGCAGGACGTGTACTACGCCGTGGCGGTCATCAAGAAGAATTCCAACTACCAGAGCTTCTCGGACCTTCGGGGCGCCAAGTCCTGCCACACCGGAATCGGCCGCACTGCAG GCTGGGTGGTGCCGCTCTACACGCTGCTGCGCCTGGGTCTGGTGCAGCGCAACGAGTGCCCGGCAGCCAAGGCCGTCTCCGACTTCTTCTCGGGCGGCAGCTGCGCGCCCGGCGCCCTGCTCTCCGACAACAACCCGACCGGCCAGAACCCCAGCAAGCTGTGCGACCTCTGCGTCGGCAACGCCGCCAAGAACG ACGTTTCTACCAAGTGCTACCCTGACGTCGGCGAGGACTACTTTGGCTATACTGGGGCCTTCCGCTGCCTGGCAGCCGGCGCTGGAGACGTCGCCTTTGTGAAGCATTCCACAGTCTTCAACAACACCG ACGGACACAACTCGGAGGCGTGGGCCCGCGACCTCAAGTCCGGCGACTACGAGCTGCTGTGCCCCGACGGCGGCAGGAAGCCTCTGGACCAGTTCGAGTCCTGCAACCTGGCTGCGGTCCCGGGACACCTG GTAGTGACCAGTAAGACGAAGAACGAACACCAGCTGGAGGCCATCCGGCAGGCGCTGCTGGCCGCCGCCAACCTCTACTCCAGCAAGCCGGAACTCTTCCGCCTCTTCGGCCCGTACGAAGGCAAGCACGACCTGCTCTTCAAG